Sequence from the Candidatus Margulisiibacteriota bacterium genome:
AGGGAGCTTGTGTTCCAGGACTGCAAGATACACAAATCACAGATGCTGGGCAAAGAAGGCATGGGCTTCATTGTCGCGATGAAGACCCTGGACAGGACCAGGCCGGGGATAGGCGCGCAGGCGGTCGGCATAGCGCAGGGCGCTTTTGAAGAAGCCCTAAATTATTCCAGGACAAGGGTGCAGTTCGGCAAACCCGTCTCTTCTTTCCAGGGGGTCCAGCATATGCTTGCTGACATGGCCACGCAGATAGAAGCCGCAAGGGCCCTTGTAATTGCAACGGCAAGGACCGTTGATACGGGAACCGACAATATCTCCAGGGATTCGGCCATGAGCAAGCTGTTTGCCAGCGATGTTTCCATGAAGGTGACCGTGGATGCGGTCCAGATCCTGGGAGGCTACGGCTATATGAAGGAATACCCCGTGGAAAAATACATGAGAGATGCCAAGATAACCCAGATATACGAGGGCACCAACCAGATACAAAGGAATGTTATCGCCCTGCAGCTGATCAAAGAATCCGCTGCCACAAAATAATAAAAAAGACCGATAATCCGGCCCCGCTTCTTAAGCGGGGCTGTTGTATGTTAAAATAAAATGAACAGATGAACATTGTAGTCTGCATAAAACAGGTGCCTGACACCAATGATGTCAGGATAGACCCTAAAACCAACACCCTCATCAGAGAGGGCGTAAAGAGCATCATCAATCCCTTTGACGAGAACGCCGTTGAAGCCGCTTTGAGGCTCCGGGATGCCGGCGGCGGCAAAGTTACCGTTATCACCATGGGCCCTCCGCAGGCAGCCGACGCGCTCAAGACCGCGATAGCGATGGGAGCGGACGAAGCCGTGCTCATATCCGACAGGGCATTTGCCGGAGCGGACACCTGGGCCACCTCTTACACCCTTTCGCAGGCCATAAAAAAGATAGGCGCATATGATCTGGTCCTTTTTGGAAAACAGGCCATAGACGGCGATACAGCTCAGGTGGGCCCCGGGGTAGCAGAGTTTTTGGACATCCCGCAGATAACCTTTGCCATCAGCATAGAATCCGAGGGCGGCAAGATACGGGTCAAGCGCCAGCTGGAGGACACTTCAGAGATAGTAGAAGCGGCTCTTCCGGCTGCCGTTACCGTCATAAAGCAGATAAATGAACCCAGGCTGCCTTCGCTAAAGGGGCAGATGAGGGCAAAAAAGATGGTTATCCCCTCGTGGAGCGCAAAAGACATAGCGGCAGACGAGAACAATACCGGGTTGAACGGCTCTCCCACAAAAGTGGTGCGGATATTTACTCCGCCGCCAAGGGGAAAGAGCGAGCTGCTGGAGGGCGAGCCGGAAACAATTGCAAAAACCCTGTTTGACAAACTCAAGGAACAAAAGGTGATCTGATATGCCCGAAGGAATACGAGTAATAGCGGAAAAATGCAAAGGCTGCAGGCTTTGCGTGCCTTCCTGCCCGTACGGGGCGATAGAAATGCACGGAAAACTGGCCGTCATCAACGATAAATGCGTTCTCTGCGGCGCCTGCGTGGGCCCCTGCAAGTTCAACGCCATAGAGATCACCGTTGCCAAGAAGGAAGGCCCCAAAAAGGACCTTTCCGGTTTTAAGGGGATCTGGGTATTTGCCGAGCAGCACCAGGGCAAAGTGCAGGGAGTGGCTCTTGAGCTTATTGCCGAAGCCAGAAAACTGGCCGCGGACCTGAAAGAAGAAGTGGCCGCGGTGCTTTTGGGAGATGCGGACATAAAAAAAGCCTCGCAGGAGCTGATACACTGCGGAGCAGATAAGGTCTATGTATGCGCGGACCCAAAGCTGAAGAGCTATACTACCGAGCCCTACTGCGACACCATAGTTGAATTGATAAAGGCCTATAAGCCGGAGATAGTGCTTATGGGGGCCACCACCACCGGCAGGGACCTTGCCTCAAGGATAGCGGCAAGGATAAGAGTGGGGCTTACCGCGGACTGCACCGGGCTTGACATAGACCCCGAAAAGAAGATCCTGCGCCAGACGCGCCCCGCTTTTGGCGGCAACATCATGGCAACTATCATCTCTCCCGATTTTAGGCCGCAAATGGCTACTGTGCGGCCCAAAGTGTTCAAAAAACTCCAGCCGGACGCCTCAAGAAAAGGCCGGATAATAGAGTTCCCCGCAAAGATATCGGAAAAGTCGCTGAGGGTCAAACTTCTAGAGATAATACAATCGACCGAAAAGAAAGTGAACCTGGCGGAGGCAGAGATAATCGTGTCCGGCGGGCGCGGACTTGGATGCGCGGAAAACTTCAAACTGGTAAAGGACCTGGCGGATGTCATAGGAGGGGCGGTCGGGGCCTCGCGCGCCACTGTGGACGCGGGCTGGATCTCACAATTCCA
This genomic interval carries:
- a CDS encoding electron transfer flavoprotein subunit beta/FixA family protein, with the translated sequence MNIVVCIKQVPDTNDVRIDPKTNTLIREGVKSIINPFDENAVEAALRLRDAGGGKVTVITMGPPQAADALKTAIAMGADEAVLISDRAFAGADTWATSYTLSQAIKKIGAYDLVLFGKQAIDGDTAQVGPGVAEFLDIPQITFAISIESEGGKIRVKRQLEDTSEIVEAALPAAVTVIKQINEPRLPSLKGQMRAKKMVIPSWSAKDIAADENNTGLNGSPTKVVRIFTPPPRGKSELLEGEPETIAKTLFDKLKEQKVI
- a CDS encoding electron transfer flavoprotein subunit alpha, which produces MPEGIRVIAEKCKGCRLCVPSCPYGAIEMHGKLAVINDKCVLCGACVGPCKFNAIEITVAKKEGPKKDLSGFKGIWVFAEQHQGKVQGVALELIAEARKLAADLKEEVAAVLLGDADIKKASQELIHCGADKVYVCADPKLKSYTTEPYCDTIVELIKAYKPEIVLMGATTTGRDLASRIAARIRVGLTADCTGLDIDPEKKILRQTRPAFGGNIMATIISPDFRPQMATVRPKVFKKLQPDASRKGRIIEFPAKISEKSLRVKLLEIIQSTEKKVNLAEAEIIVSGGRGLGCAENFKLVKDLADVIGGAVGASRATVDAGWISQFHQVGQTGKTVSPKLYIACGISGAIQHLAGMSSSDIIVAVNKDQFAPIFNVATYGIVGDLFEVLPAMTKTFKELLS